One genomic window of Manihot esculenta cultivar AM560-2 chromosome 16, M.esculenta_v8, whole genome shotgun sequence includes the following:
- the LOC110602879 gene encoding gibberellin 3-beta-dioxygenase 1, which yields MSTLSQVYTEYPLNLQQIIPLDFDSIATVPDSHAWPDSDGFESNDRFSIPTIDLRDPDAAKLIGHACETWGAFQVVNHDISLNLLDEVESEVRRLFSLPTTRKLKALRSPGGATGYGLARISSFFNKFMWHEGFTIMGSPTDHAKELWPHEYQKFCDIMEDYQKKMEELARNLMRQILKYLATSEEEMDWFGSPGSASICLQLNSYPLCPDPRRAMGLAPHTDTSLFTILHQRTSGLQILKEGIGWVSVRPTTGALVVNVGDLLHILSNARFPGVVHRVVLKEAKQRYSVAFFYAPPVDFHLFPLALSSGQIPLYRSVSVAEYVGRKAKNLDKALSSIRI from the exons ATGAGCACTCTCTCTCAAGTCTATACAGAATATCCTCTCAACCTCCAACAAATCATCCCTCTAGATTTTGATTCCATTGCCACTGTGCCTGATTCTCATGCTTGGCCTGACTCCGATGGGTTTGAGTCAAATGATCGGTTTTCGATACCTACGATTGACCTCAGGGACCCTGATGCAGCCAAGCTCATAGGTCATGCATGTGAGACATGGGGTGCATTCCAAGTCGTAAACCATGATATTTCATTGAACTTATTGGATGAAGTTGAgtctgaggttcggcggctctTCTCTCTTCCGACTACACGAAAGCTGAAGGCTTTAAGGTCTCCTGGTGGAGCCACCGGATACGGCTTAGCTCGGATATCGTCGTTCTTCAACAAGTTTATGTGGCATGAAGGGTTCACTATCATGGGTTCTCCTACGGATCATGCTAAGGAACTTTGGCCTCATGAGTATCAGAAGTTTTG TGACATAATGGAAGATTATCAGAAGAAAATGGAGGAGCTAGCCAGAAACCTAATGCGTCAAATTCTCAAGTACTTAGCCACATCTGAAGAAGAAATGGACTGGTTTGGTTCACCTGGAAGTGCCAGCATTTGTTTGCAGCTGAACTCCTATCCATTGTGTCCAGACCCTCGTCGAGCCATGGGTCTAGCCCCTCACACAGACACTTCTCTCTTCACCATACTACACCAGAGAACCAGCGGTCTACAAATACTGAAAGAAGGTATTGGATGGGTTTCAGTACGTCCTACCACCGGGGCACTTGTAGTGAACGTCGGTGATCTCTTGCACATCCTATCAAATGCTAGGTTTCCTGGTGTTGTTCATCGTGTGGTGTTGAAAGAGGCTAAACAAAGGTATTCTGTTGCTTTCTTCTATGCCCCGCCTGTTGATTTCCATCTCTTTCCATTGGCTTTGAGTTCCGGCCAAATTCCTCTGTACCGTTCGGTATCAGTAGCTGAGTATGTTGGCAGGAAGGCCAAGAATCTTGACAAAGCACTTTCATCAATTAGAATTTAG